The Synergistaceae bacterium genome contains the following window.
AGCTTCACAGAAAACGGGACTCGATTTCAACGGAAATATGACTCTTCACACGAAGACTCCCGATGAAAGAATCACAACTCCCGAATTAAAGCCGCTCAAAGTCGCAATCAAACCCAAAGAAGAAAATCTCGGCGGAGTAGGTAATCTCAGACTCAGACGCAATAACAGTCAATATTCTTCAGCAGCTAGAGAAATGGCCGCTCCCATGCTTGATGATACAGCACTAGAAGACTTTGCAGCACCCGAAGCAGCTAAGGCACCGGCAGTAACTGAAACTCTTTCCGACAGAACTATAAATATTAACGGACTAATCACAGGCGACGGGCACGAGTCAGAATTTGAAGTCATACGCAGCGCACTCACACTCAACAGCAAGCCCGTTATAATGCTCATTCCCGAACAAAGAAATAATGCGTGGATTATTGCAGAAATGGACGACTCAAACGAGCATTTAATACCGGGTAACGCAGAACTTAGAGTCGACGGTACAGCAACGGGAAAAATTTTTATTGAGGAGTTCGGCAAAGGTCAAAAATCTATTCCGTTCGGCTATCTCGAGCAGATCACAATCAAGAAAGAGGCTTTAATCGAGAAAACTGGTACATCATGGTTCAGCGGTGTTTTCACGAGCGGCTACAAACTCGAAATCACTAACGGCACAAAGGAAGACCGCACAGTAACAATAAGAGATAGACTCCCGATCCCTACAGACGAAAAAATTAAACTCGACATTAAACGCATTGAGCCCGCACAGAAAGATAAAGACAAAGAAAATAGATTCACATGGGAAATTAATATTCCGGCAGGTTCAACGCAAAATATAATAGTTGATTACACATTAAGTTATCCTTCAGGAGAAGAACTGCGCTATGGGACAAACTAATTTTTTGAAGTGGGTAACGTTCCCGCCTGTTATATCAATTGCTACGATAATGCTTGCCCGTTCAATGGGTGAAGGCACTATTGTAGGCGGATTAGATTTATCAGTGTGGGCGTTGGTGTGGCTGATATTTATTATATTAAGCATTCTTTACGCGTTATTTATCATGAACGGATTTAATATCGGGTTAATTTCTCTTCAGGCACTTGCGCAGGGAATAATACTTTGTCCGATGTCGATAGCTTACGGTGCTAGAATGTTTCAATGGCTCGGCGTGCTATTAGCTGTGTGCGGGGCTGCTGCTCTAGTTGTTGCATATAATCAAGCTGAAGCGGAGAAAAGAATCATAGTCCCGAAAGAAGTAGAAAACGATATGCGCCAATTACCGATAAATTTTGCGATAACTAACGAGACCGGCGCAATATTGAATCTCACTGACGGAATGCTTGAGATTTTAGGACTCTCGCTCGCTGATATAATGGGAAAAAATATTAGCGACTGGTTTAGCCCTGTTGCAAAGACTGCCGAACTTCACGAAAAAATTTGGGACATTAAGCGCAAGAGTCTTGATAATGGACGCAGATTTTATTTCGAGCTGACTCAAAAAGGTCTTCCGGTGGGTGAAGAAGGCGCAGAGACTCCCGAAACTGTAATAAATGCAGATCCGGCGGCATTCATTGACCCTGATACGAAATTGCATACTTATAATTACGGTTTTGCGAGAATCACCGACGAGCTTTACAGATTAGGACGTTACAGCAGACCTCTAGCAGCATTGATGATTCGTGTAGTTTTCCCGTCGTTATTGCCTGATGATGACATGGAGAAATATGTTAGACCGTTCAGAGCTTATTGTGCGAGAGTCAAGGCAGATTTAAGACAATCAGATACAGTGATTCAAACGGGAGAATTTCAATTTTTGATCGTGTTGTCAGAGAGCGATGCAAGGGACGCAGAAGGGGTCGCCGAAAGACTTGTAGCGATAGTAAATGCCTTAGTGCCGACGTTCGACGAATTTAGAAATGTTACAGTTCTGAATGTAATCGAAGCATTTGAATCGCCTAACAGCATGCCAAGCCCGCAGGAACTTGTTGACAGGATGACTCACGCAATGACCCGTAAATATTCTGCAACTGCTTTATCACAACAATGAGACGGGGATTACTTAATAAATTAATTCTCGGAGCGTGCGTCGGGCCGTTTATGTTCGGGATATTAATTTTTGTGCTGATATTTGTTGCGGGAGATTTATTATTTCAGGCTGCAAGATTAATTATCGAACAGGGAATCGCCTTCAGTGTCGTTACTCGATTATTCTTTTATCGATTGCCGGAAGTGGTTGTTATGACGATTCCGATGTCATCATTGCTTGCGACTCTATTAGGAATGTCGACTCTTAACGGGAGCAGCGAATTAATTGCGTTAAAGTCTTTGGGAATCTCGTTCAAGCGAATTTTGCGGCCGATTTTGCTTACGTCGATTCTAATTTCAATTACGGCGTTGACATTTAACGAAACTTTTGTGCCGTTTGCCTCGATTGCTGCTGATAGATTAATGAAGTTCGAGATACTCAAGAATCAAGCGGCGGCGGTTCAGGAAAAAGTTTTTTTGCGCGAGGAAGAAAACGGGAAATTAAAGCGCGTTCTATACATTGACGAATTAAACCCGGAAGAAGGCATTATGTCAGGTATTATGATGCACGAGTTCAACGAGGAGGGCGGATTAACTGCAACACTTAACGCACGGCGGGGAACGTGGCAAAATTCGCAATGGTGGATAGAAGACGGCAGAATGTATGACGTAGACAAAGACGGCGAAATAAGTTTATTATTACGCTTTGAACGTCAAAGGCTCGCGATAAAATTATCTCCCCAACAATTACAGCGCAGTACGAGAAGACCTTCAGACATGAGCGCACACGAGTTATGGAGCTACATTAATCAAGCGCAGACAATCGGCACAGATTTATCAAAATTATGGGTAATGTTTCATTTGAAATTGGCTGTACCGTGGGCTTGCGTAATAATGGCTGTCTTAGGTGCGGGCTTTGGTGCATCGAGGCGCGGACGTTCGGGCGGAGGCGTAGGCTTTGGAATAAGTGTCGTGATGGTCTTTGCTTATTATGTAGTAATGTCATTGTGCCGTGCATTGGGCGAGTCGGGAAATATTCCGCCGGTTATAGCAGGTTGGGGGCCGAATCTTGTATTTATCGTGCTGGCTTTATTCTTTGCGATGAGGGTAGACAGAATTTAAATGAGTATAGCATTAATTGCAGGTGAGGGAATCTTACCCGTTGAAATCGCTAAAAGACTTCAGACTCAGCAGGAGACTTTAATAATGACTCTTCGTGATGATCCTGAAGTCTTGAGACCCTACGCAAAAAAATTAATCCGCATGAGGACTCCGAATCTTGGCCGGGGTTTGCGCGAGATAAAAAATTTCGGTTCAGACAAATTAATAATGGCCGGACGAATCCCGAAGAAAATTATTTATTGCCTGCCGTTATTGTTCGACAAAATTACACGTTCGATTCTGAAAAAATCTTTACGCGACGATCATTCATTATTGGGAGCTGTCGTGAGAGTCTTTGAGTCAGAGGGGATTCAAGTTATACCATATTGGCAGATTTTGCCGGAATTTATAGCGGCATCAGGAAAATTAACGAGCCGTGAGCCCACTACAAACGAATTATCCGACATTGAGTGCGGGAAAAAAATTTTGCGCGTTACTCTTCCGTGTTCATTCGGTCAGGCTGTTTGCATTGCTGGAGGTGCTGTCGTTGCAATTGAGGCGATGGAAGGCACCGACCAAATGATAAAGCGTGCGGGAGTTCTTGCGGGACGTGGAGTCGTCGTGAAAATGATTCGTGAAGATCAAGATTTGCGTTATGATTTGCCTACAGTCGGGACAAAGACTCTCGAAAATATGCATGAAGCCGGCTTAACGTGTCTAGCTGTTGAGTCAGGGAAGACGCTGATATTAGAGCCTGAAAAATTCTTTGATCTCGCGGAAAAATTTAATATTTCAGTCTGGGGGATTCAGCCGTGAATATTTTTATCTCGTGCGGGGAAGTCAGCGGGGACATTTACGCAGCTGATTTGATTCGTGAATTGTTAAAAATTTCTCCTGACTCAAAAATTTGGGGAATGCTGGGAACTGAAAGCGTTAAGGCCGGAGGTTCTGCAAAATGGAGCTACGAAGAATTAAAGCTGATGGGAATAATTGAAATTTTGCCTGCGATACCTAGAATTTTGCGCCTGAAAAATAATATCGTCCGTGAAGTAATGAAATCGAATCCCGATATAGCAGTGCTTGTTGACAGTCCCGACTTTAATTTAATTCTTGCGCGTTCACTCCGTAAATCGGGCTATAACGGCAAAATAATATCTCTGATTCCTCCTACTGTGTGGGCTTGGCGTTCAGGAAGAGTCAAGAATCTCAAGCGCGATTTTGATTTATGCCTGCCGTTATTCTTGTTTGAACATAAATTTTTGCTGGATCACGGTGTTAAATCATTATGGAAGGCTCATCCCCTCGTGCATGACTTGAAAAATGTCAGAGTCTCTCAAGAGTTTGCTAATAGATTTGCCGGAAAAAAAATTATTGCCCTAATGCCCGGCAGCAGACGCTATGACATAAATTTTCATCTTGATATTTTGCTGGGGACTGCTGAAATTTTGCGCGAAAAAAATTATTGTCCGGTCTTCTCGGTTGCACAGGGACTCACAAAGAATCTTGCTGATGAACTGCGCGAACGTGTAAAAATTTCCGGCTTTGATTTATGGGAGGGCGAGGGGCGCGAATTAATGTGCGGATCTCTTGCTGTTGCGGGTGTTTCCGGAACTGTTGCGGTTGAAGCTATGTTATTAGGCCGTTACATGGTCGTAATTTATAATATGAAGAGAATAACTCATGCGATTTTAAAGCGTTTAGTACACGTGAAAAATATTTCAATCCCGAATTATTTAACAGACAAGCAATTATACCCGGAATTATTATGCAATGACGCTTCACCAGAAAGAATCGTGCATGAGCTCGAAAATTATTTGCTCGATAATGATATAAAGCTCGCAATAGACTCAGGACTCAACGAGGCAAAAAAATTAATGGGCACTGACAACGCAGCAGAGTTTTGGGCAAAATGCGTATTTTCACAGTAACATTTTTATTTATAAGCGTGTTATTATTCCTCTCGTTTTGAAAATTTATTCAGGGAGGATTATTTATTTATGAAACGTTTTCTAGTTTGTGCGTTAATTCTTGTTCTTGCTTCACCTGTTTTCGCTCATGAACTCACGATTAAAGCAAAGGACAGCGCACCCGAAGCAGGAAAAATTTTTCACGTTACTGTACAGTCTGCTCACAGATTCATAGTTCCTGAAGAGGTCGAAATTTTATCACGCGTCAAAGCCGGACTCATCAAAGACGGAAAATTAATCGAGTCGCAATTAACCGGCAATGATAAAGATTTGTGCATTGATTTTACTGTTACAGCTCCTGAAGGCACGTTTATTTTAGCAGCAATCAAAGACGGCGAGTCATGGTGTGTTACTAATGAGGGCGGGAAATCAGGCGCGCGCAAAGATTTAGAGGCACAGGGACTCAAGGTTATATCAGCAAATAAATATGACAAGTACGCAAAGGCCATTTTCAACGCCTCACACGACGATAAAACTTTTTCGCAGGTTCTGAATTTCCCGTTAGAGATTATCCCCGTAACTAATCCGGCAGATGCGAAAGCCGGCGAATATTTTGACGTAAAAATTTTGTTGAACGGTCAGCCTTACACCGGGCCGGTATGGGCGACTTATGACGGCTTTGTAACTGAATACGAGAACACTTACGCATATTACACCGAAGCAGAAAACGGCCAAGCACATATAAAGATTACTGCTCCGGGCTTATGGGGAATCAGAGCAGCACAGGGAAATTTACCCGGCAAACCTGGCGATTACGATAATTTAAATTTGCGTTCGTTCTTATTATTTAACGTGAAGTAACATGCGAAAATTTTTGCTCACTCTCATAATAATTTTATCTGCGGCTCCTGCATTAGCTCACGGGACGGGCTATAATATTTCAAATCTGCCTGCAATCGCGCTTGAATTTTTCTATTCGACCGGCGAAAAAATGAGTTATCGCGAAGTAAAAGTTTTCTCACCGTCAGACTCAAAATTTGCAGCTCAAACCGGACGCACTGACGAATTTGGGAGATTTGCATTTGTCCCGAACGTTTCAGGAGACTGGCGGGTAATAGTGCGTGATGAAGAAGGCCATCAATGCGAGGCAAATATTACGGTTGCAGAAAATTTCAACGCGGCAGTAAATGACTCACAGCCTGAAGGATTTAATTTATATTTTCGCGCTATTCTGGGAGTGAGCTTAATATTTAATCTTGCAATGTTGATAAAAATTTTCAGGAGAAATAACTAATGCACATCAGCGAGGGGATTTTATCAGGCAGTGTATTAATTGCGGGTTGGGCGGGGACTGTTGCCGGAGTCTCCGTCGGTCTCAAGAAAACTAACCCCGACAAAATTGTAAGAGTCGCGCTTTTATCGTCTGCGTTTTTTCTTGCTTCACTGGTAAATGTGAAAGTCGGCCCGAGTTCGACTCATTTATCTTTGCTTGCTCCGATGGGATTAATTCTCGGCTGGGCTGCTTTCCCTGCGATATTAATTGCGTTGCTGCTTCAGGCTGTATTATTTCATTTCGGGGGCTTGCTCGTTCTGGGTGTGAATGCGTTTATAATGGGATTCTCGTCAGTGAGCGTTTATTTAATGTTCGGAAAAAAGATTCGCGAGTCAGGGAGCAAAATTTTTTCATTTATTGCCGGAGCTTTGGCCGTGATTATAGCTGCATTGCTTGTAGGTTTGTGCTTGGGAATTACTGACGGAAATTTTTTAACAGCTGCAAAATTAATAGTACTTGTTCACTTGCCGTTAAGCCTGATAGAAGGACTTGCGACGATGTTTATAATTTCGTGGTTAAAGCGTGTTTCGCCGGAGTTCTTGTCATGATTATATTTGCGATTATTTATGCTTTTATTGTCTCGTTGAGTGAATCAATTTATTTGCTGGCTCTTGCGTCGATTCTGCCTGTTATTATAGTAGTTAAGCGTCCGGAAATCTTGAAATCTCTTGTGAAATTAAACGCGCTGAATTTATTTATGATAGCAACATTAATTTTGACTTGGCCGAATGTGCGTGAGGGCGTTATTATTGCGATGCTTATAACGTGGCGGCTGAATTTGATTTACACGATTTTTGCGGGAGTAATTGCGCGTATGGGGTTTGCTGGAATTTATGCGGCTCTCGTGAAATATCATGTTCCTGAAAAATTGCGAGTGCTGTTATTATTGACAATGCGCGGAATATTTATAATGAATGACAGATTTGACTCGGCGTTGACTGCTTTAAAGTTGCGTGCTCCTGACATGAAATTTATTACGAGATTTAAAACTTTCGGCTATATAACGGGAAATATTTTATTGCAGAGTGAGTCTCGTTCTGAAAAAATGTTACAGGCGATAAAGTGTCGGGGCGGCTTTGAAGGCTTCAATCAGTAATAATTTTTTCTCCCCCTCGGGGTTGGGAGGGGGTCGGGGGGTGGGGTGGGGGTTAGCGGGATGGAGTTACAACAATGCTTGAAATTAGAAATTTATATTACACATATTCAGATAATCACGAGGCTTTAAAAAATGTTTCTCGTAGTGCTTGACAATATGCTGATGTGATGGAGTTACAACAATGCTTGAAGTAAAAAATTTATATTACACATATTCAGACAATCACGAGGCTTTAAAAAATGTCTCATTCGCTATTAATGACGGTGAAAAAATTGCTCTTGTCGGCGCAAATGGTTCGGGAAAATCTACACTTTTATTGCACTTGGCCGGAGCTGTTGAAGTTCAACGGGGAAAAATTTTCATCAACGGCGATTCTAAAATTGAGACTCTGCGAAAAAAAGTCGGGTTAATCTTTCAGGACTCGGACAATCAGTTATTAATGCCAAGCGTTATAGAAGATGTAGCATTTAATCTCGTCGCAAATGGAGTTAAAGCAAACAAAGCACATGAACTCGCAGAAAAAATTTTAAATTCTCTGGGAGTCTCGCACTTGGCCTCAAGACCTCCGCACAAACTATCAGGCGGCGAGAAAAAAATTATCACAATAGCAGGCACAATTATTTCACAACCTGAAATATTAGCACTTGATGAGCCTACGTCAGGACTTGACCCTAAAGCACGAAGACGGGTAATAAATTTTTTGCGCGGTTATGACAAGACGATTTTATTAGCAACTCATGATTTAGATATGGCATTAGACATTTGTTCGCGTGCGATAATTTTATATAACGGCGAAATTGTAATAACGGGAACTTTGCCGGAATTATTTACGAATCAACAAATTTTAGAGCGTTACGGACTCGAATTGCCCCTGCGTTACTCATGAAAACGTGATAGAATATTTTGCAATAAATCACGAGAAAGGATCTTGACAAAAATGGAATCATTTGCCACAATTGACCAGACCAGACCAGACCAGCTATTATTATCACTTGTAATGCCTTCAATTCCTGATGATATAAATACACTTCTTGCAAACGTAAATATTTATTTCGACTATCTCCCAATAAAGAATATATACATAATCGGCCCCGACACAATAAAAGAACGAATCACCCGGCAAAATGACCCCAGACTAATTTTTATGAACGAGAATGAATTTGTTGATGTTGCCAGAATCCGCGAGCTTTATTCTTTACGCACTGACAAAAATTTAAAGCGTGCAGGCTGGTACATTCAGCAATTTATAAAGATTCAATTTTCGCGCTTTACTAATGACGAATATTATTTAATCTGGGACAGCGATACAATACCGTTAAAGCAAATAAAAATGTTTAGTGAGGACTCGCGGCCGTTTTTCGATATGAAGACAGAATTTCACCCGCCATATTTTGATACGATTGCGAAATTATTTCCCGATGTCAAGAAAGTAATTAATAAATCTTTCATCAGCGAACATATGATAATAAATTCAAATTTTATGCGCGCGCTTATAAACGAAATCGAAGCTAACTCAAGTCTTCAGGGGAAAAATTTTCAGAAGAGAATAATAAACGCTGTTGACTGTGAAAATTTGCCTCGTTCGGGGTTCAGCGAGTTCGAGACTTACGGAAATTATGTCATGACTCGTTATCCTGAAAGCTATATTTTGCGGGACTGGCACTCACTGCGGACTCATGTAAAATTTTACAGAAATATAGACGAACTTAACGAACGTCAAAGAAAATGGCTGGCAACTTTCTATGATGCAGTAACAATAGAAAGATTCCAAAAACTTGCTTTCTTTGCGCCATTGATTCAGTCTAACTTATTCCAGAAAAAATTTGCGCCTCAAAGCCTCAATGATGTTGACGATTATCTCATTATAAAAATTTTATTATGGCTGAGAATGCTCCCTTCCCGCTTAATTCCAGAAAAAATAAAACTCGTGATAAAGCGCATACTTCACAAGAAGATATAACGGCGGGCAGTGATAGCTAAAATTATATTCGGGAAAATAACTCTTCATAAATTTTTTATCTCATGATAAATAACGCGCTATAATTATGCGACAATAATAATAAATAATTGCACAAATGAAGGAGAATAAAATTTTATGGCATCACAAAATCTGCTCGGTTATATCGTAATCGAAGGTACAGAAGGACAAATGCGGGGTGCTGCACTTGCGTCTGATATGCGCGGGATTCCTGTTGATTTCCGTTATACTGACCTCGTAAAGCCTAACAAGCTCGAAAAAATTTTATACGGCTCTTCACTTGATACATACTTGAAAGAAGAATTAATGCTCGAAAGTTTATTAGACTCAATCGAAGTAGACCCGCAATTATGGCTGTGCAATGACGGCGATTTGCTTAACCCGTTAAAGATTATCGGACAAGTAAAAGCTGTGTTAATCTCTGAGTCTTCACATGCTCCGTTAGAAGCTGCCGGCCACATCGAGACAACTTCAGAAAAAGGAGTCTATTTATTGCAAGCGTCGGCAAATGGTGCGCCCGTAATGTTAGAATTTCCCGAAAACGTCAGACCCGAAGAAATCAAGCAGGCCGCAGAAATTCTCACAGAAGCGTCTAAATCAATGGACATTTTAGAACCGTTTACAAGAGTTCAGAAGGCGTTATTATCTCTGGGAGCATAAATAAAAATGTTCGACGGGCTGAGAAAGACTCTAGCAAGACATTTTTTCAGGCGCATAAAAATTTATAGACCGGACGAAGCATTTATTACGGAACTTCCGGCGACTCATTCACTGCGCAGGAAAATAGAGACTCATAAATTCGAGAGCAGCATAAAAATTGACGTTCTGACATTGCCGGACGTATTAAAGAATTTGCGCTGTACAGTAAAGAAAGTAAAATTTACGCTCAATAAAATTACCGTCAAGAAATTCAAGATTAAACGCTACACAAGGCAGGATATACGCGTGAATAAGCTGCCTAAACGCGGGATGAACACATATAGCGCAC
Protein-coding sequences here:
- a CDS encoding DUF4139 domain-containing protein; its protein translation is MKTFIISLVIIAALVSSAVAAEVSINALDFYPSGAKFTFTVNPGENSAFEIILPGAFKADSIRLLNPDDVQGNIKVESRSRTKWTPEGLAELDSQVQAQSRVIDELNARKAALEQTLSLLKNSVPESARPEKLLEFIREAQDLRLETENELADLNITLEQEKAKLTTLRSELNSRTPSNEKSYLLISGKANKPVKFEAFTTSAAWRPSYILNLDSSTGSIDVKMFIRASQKTGLDFNGNMTLHTKTPDERITTPELKPLKVAIKPKEENLGGVGNLRLRRNNSQYSSAAREMAAPMLDDTALEDFAAPEAAKAPAVTETLSDRTININGLITGDGHESEFEVIRSALTLNSKPVIMLIPEQRNNAWIIAEMDDSNEHLIPGNAELRVDGTATGKIFIEEFGKGQKSIPFGYLEQITIKKEALIEKTGTSWFSGVFTSGYKLEITNGTKEDRTVTIRDRLPIPTDEKIKLDIKRIEPAQKDKDKENRFTWEINIPAGSTQNIIVDYTLSYPSGEELRYGTN
- a CDS encoding energy-coupling factor ABC transporter ATP-binding protein, with the protein product MLEVKNLYYTYSDNHEALKNVSFAINDGEKIALVGANGSGKSTLLLHLAGAVEVQRGKIFINGDSKIETLRKKVGLIFQDSDNQLLMPSVIEDVAFNLVANGVKANKAHELAEKILNSLGVSHLASRPPHKLSGGEKKIITIAGTIISQPEILALDEPTSGLDPKARRRVINFLRGYDKTILLATHDLDMALDICSRAIILYNGEIVITGTLPELFTNQQILERYGLELPLRYS
- a CDS encoding LptF/LptG family permease encodes the protein MRRGLLNKLILGACVGPFMFGILIFVLIFVAGDLLFQAARLIIEQGIAFSVVTRLFFYRLPEVVVMTIPMSSLLATLLGMSTLNGSSELIALKSLGISFKRILRPILLTSILISITALTFNETFVPFASIAADRLMKFEILKNQAAAVQEKVFLREEENGKLKRVLYIDELNPEEGIMSGIMMHEFNEEGGLTATLNARRGTWQNSQWWIEDGRMYDVDKDGEISLLLRFERQRLAIKLSPQQLQRSTRRPSDMSAHELWSYINQAQTIGTDLSKLWVMFHLKLAVPWACVIMAVLGAGFGASRRGRSGGGVGFGISVVMVFAYYVVMSLCRALGESGNIPPVIAGWGPNLVFIVLALFFAMRVDRI
- the cbiM gene encoding cobalt transporter CbiM, with the translated sequence MHISEGILSGSVLIAGWAGTVAGVSVGLKKTNPDKIVRVALLSSAFFLASLVNVKVGPSSTHLSLLAPMGLILGWAAFPAILIALLLQAVLFHFGGLLVLGVNAFIMGFSSVSVYLMFGKKIRESGSKIFSFIAGALAVIIAALLVGLCLGITDGNFLTAAKLIVLVHLPLSLIEGLATMFIISWLKRVSPEFLS
- the lpxI gene encoding UDP-2,3-diacylglucosamine diphosphatase LpxI (LpxI, functionally equivalent to LpxH, replaces it in LPS biosynthesis in a minority of bacteria.), translating into MSIALIAGEGILPVEIAKRLQTQQETLIMTLRDDPEVLRPYAKKLIRMRTPNLGRGLREIKNFGSDKLIMAGRIPKKIIYCLPLLFDKITRSILKKSLRDDHSLLGAVVRVFESEGIQVIPYWQILPEFIAASGKLTSREPTTNELSDIECGKKILRVTLPCSFGQAVCIAGGAVVAIEAMEGTDQMIKRAGVLAGRGVVVKMIREDQDLRYDLPTVGTKTLENMHEAGLTCLAVESGKTLILEPEKFFDLAEKFNISVWGIQP
- a CDS encoding lipid-A-disaccharide synthase yields the protein MNIFISCGEVSGDIYAADLIRELLKISPDSKIWGMLGTESVKAGGSAKWSYEELKLMGIIEILPAIPRILRLKNNIVREVMKSNPDIAVLVDSPDFNLILARSLRKSGYNGKIISLIPPTVWAWRSGRVKNLKRDFDLCLPLFLFEHKFLLDHGVKSLWKAHPLVHDLKNVRVSQEFANRFAGKKIIALMPGSRRYDINFHLDILLGTAEILREKNYCPVFSVAQGLTKNLADELRERVKISGFDLWEGEGRELMCGSLAVAGVSGTVAVEAMLLGRYMVVIYNMKRITHAILKRLVHVKNISIPNYLTDKQLYPELLCNDASPERIVHELENYLLDNDIKLAIDSGLNEAKKLMGTDNAAEFWAKCVFSQ
- a CDS encoding DUF4198 domain-containing protein, with translation MKRFLVCALILVLASPVFAHELTIKAKDSAPEAGKIFHVTVQSAHRFIVPEEVEILSRVKAGLIKDGKLIESQLTGNDKDLCIDFTVTAPEGTFILAAIKDGESWCVTNEGGKSGARKDLEAQGLKVISANKYDKYAKAIFNASHDDKTFSQVLNFPLEIIPVTNPADAKAGEYFDVKILLNGQPYTGPVWATYDGFVTEYENTYAYYTEAENGQAHIKITAPGLWGIRAAQGNLPGKPGDYDNLNLRSFLLFNVK